One Drosophila santomea strain STO CAGO 1482 chromosome X, Prin_Dsan_1.1, whole genome shotgun sequence DNA segment encodes these proteins:
- the LOC120457380 gene encoding partitioning defective 3 homolog isoform X2: MKVTVCFGDVRILVPCGSGELLVRDLVKEATRRYIKAAGKPDSWVTVTHLQTQSGILDPDDCVRDVADDREQILAHFDDPGPDPGVPQGGGDGASGSSSVGTGSPDIFRDPTNTEAPTCPRDLSTPHIEVTSTTSGPMAGLGVGLMVRRSSDPNLLASLKAEGSNKRWSAAAPHYAGGDSPERLLLDKAGGQLSPQWEEDDDPSHQLKEQLLHQQQPHAANGVGGSTGNHQPFARSGRLSMQFLGDGNGYKWMEAAEKLQNQPPAQQTYQQGGHHGGHGQNGAYSSKSLPRESKRKEPLGQAYESIREKDGEMLLIINEYGSPLGLTALPDKEHGGGLLVQHVEPGSRAERGRLRRDDRILEINGIKLIGLTESQVQEQLRRALESSELRVRVLRGDRNRRQQRDSKVAEMVEVATVSPTRKPHAAPVGTSLQVANTRKLGRKIEILLKKGPNGLGFSVTTRDNPAGGHCPIYIKNILPRGAAIEDGRLKPGDRLLEVDGTPMTGKTQTDVVAILRGMPAGATVRIVVSRQQELAEQADQPAEKSAGVAVAPSVAPPAVPAAAAPAPPIPVQKSSSARSLFTHQQQSQLNESQHFIDAGSESAASNDSLPPSSNSWHSREELTLHIPVHDTEKAGLGVSVKGKTCSNLNASGSSASSGSNGLMKHDGDLGIFVKNVIHGGAASRDGRLRMNDQLLSVNGVSLRGQNNAEAMETLRRAMVNTPGKHPGTITLLVGRKILRSASSSDILDHSNSHSHSHSNSSGGSNSNGSGNNNNSSSNASDNSGATVIYLSPEKREQRCNGAGGGGSAGNEMNRWSNPVLDRLTGGICSSNSAQPSSQQSHQQQQHQQPHPSQQQQQQQRRLPAVPVSSSAALRNESYYMATNDNWSPAQLHLITGHGNTALLIEDDAEPMSPTLPARPHDGPHCNASSANPSQNLVVGNQGPAINTVPGTPSTSSNFDATYSSQLSLETNSGVEHFSRDALGRRSISEKHHAALDARETGTYQRNKKLREERERERRIQLTKSAVYGGSIESLTARIASANAQFSGYKHAKTASSIEQRETQQQLAAAEAEARDQLGDLGPSLGMKKSSSLESLQTMVQELQMSDEPRGHQALRAPRGRGREDSLRAAVVSEPDASKPRKTWLLEDGDHEGGFASQRNGPFQSSLNDGKHGCKSSRAKKPSILRGIGHMFRFGKNRKDGVVPVDNYAMNISPPTSVVSTATSPQLQQQQQQQLQQHQQQQQQQQQIPTAALAALERNGKPPAYQPPPPLPAPNGVGSNGIHQNDIFNHRYQHYSNYEDIHQQHQQHQISGGDSTTSISETLSESTLECMRQQVIRQRIKVEAESRRHQHYHSQRSARSQDVSMHSTSSGSQPGSLAQPQSQSNGVRPMSSYYEYETVQQQRVGSIKHSHSSSATSSSSSPINVPHWKAAAMNGYSPASLNSSARSRGPFVTQVTIREQSSGGIPAHLLQQHQQQQLQQQQQQQPTYQTVQKMSGQSQYGSAAGSQPHASKV, translated from the exons CCCGATTCCTGGGTGACCGTGACGCATCTGCAGACACAGTCGGGCATCCTCGATCCTGATGACTGTGTCCGCGACGTGGCCGACGATCGGGAGCAGATATTGGCGCACTTTGATGACCCAGGACCGGATCCGGGTGTTCCGCAGGGAGGCGGCGATGGAGCGTCGGGCAGTTCGTCCGTGGGCACCGGTTCGCCGGACATCTTTCGTGATCCCACCAATACGGAGGCGCCCACCTGTCCGCGAGATCTCTCCACGCCGCACATCGAGGTCACCAGCACCACATCGGGACCAATGGCTGGACTCGGCGTTGGACTGATGGTGCGTCGCAGCAGTGATCCCAATCTGCTGGCCTCCCTGAAGGCGGAGGGCAGTAACAAACGCTGGTCGGCTGCGGCACCCCATTACGCTGGCGGCGATTCGCCGGAGCGCCTGTTGCTGGACAAGGCCGGTGGCCAGTTATCGCCACAGTGGGAGGAGGACGATGATCCCAGTCATCAGCTAAAGGAACAGCTGCTACACCAACAACAGCCCCATGCTGCAAATGGCGTAGGCGGCTCCACCGGTAACCATCAGCCATTTGCCCGATCCGGTCGCCTGTCGATGCAATTTCTGGGCGACGGCAATGGCTACAAGTGGATGGAGGCGGCCGAGAAGCTACAGAATCAGCCGCCAGCCCAGCAGACATATCAGCAGGGTGGCCATCATGGTGGTCACGGTCAGAATGGTGCCTACTCCAGCAAGTCCTTGCCCAGGGAGAGCAAGCGAAAGGAGCCATTGGGACAGGCATATGAATCCATCAGGGAGAAGGATGGCGAAATGCTGCTGATCATCAACGAGTACGGTAGTCCGCTGGGACTGACTGCGCTGCCGGACAAGGAGCACGGCGGTGGACTGCTGGTGCAACATGTGGAGCCGGGTAGCCGTGCCGAAAGGGGACGACTGCGTCGTGATGATCGCATTCTGGAAATCAATGGCATCAAGCTAATTGGACTCACCGAATCGCAGGTTCAGGAGCAACTGCGGCGGGCGTTGGAGAGCTCGGAGTTGAGAGTGCGAGTGCTGCGCGGTGATCGCAATCGCCGCCAGCAGCGTGACTCCAAGGTGGCCGAGATGGTGGAGGTGGCCACGGTGTCACCCACCCGCAAGCCACATGCTGCTCCGGTGGGCACCTCGCTGCAGGTGGCCAATACCCGTAAACTGGGCAGGAAAATCGAAATTTTGCTAAAGAAGGGACCCAACGGTCTGGGCTTTTCGGTCACAACACGCGATAATCCCGCCGGTGGTCACTGTCCCATTTACATCAAGAATATCCTGCCACGAGGTGCGGCCATCGAGGATGGACGCCTGAAGCCCGGTGATCGTTTGCTCGAGGTGGATGGCACTCCGATGACGGGCAAAACACAAACGGATGTGGTGGCAATCTTGAGGGGCATGCCAGCGGGAGCTACCGTCAGGATTGTGGTCTCCCGCCAGCAGGAGTTGGCGGAGCAGGCAGACCAGCCGGCGGAGAAGAGTGCTGGCGTGGCGGTGGCGCCTTCAGTTGCTCCACCAGCGGttccagcagctgctgctccagcgcCTCCCATTCCGGTGCAGAAATCCAGCAGCGCACGATCTCTGTTCACTCATCAGCAGCAATCGCAGCTCAACGAATCTCAGCACTTTATCGATGCGGGCAGCGAGTCGGCGGCTTCAAAT GACAGCCTgccgcccagcagcaacagttggcACTCCCGCGAGGAGCTGACCCTGCACATTCCCGTTCACGACACCGAAAAGGCCGGACTGGGGGTCAGTGTGAAGGGCAAGACGTGCTCGAATCTGAACGCTTCTGGATCGAGTGCCTCCAGCGGCAGCAATGGACTGATGAAGCACGACGGTGATTTGGGTATATTCGTGAAGAATGTAATCCATGGCGGTGCTGCTTCCCGCGATGGTCGCCTGCGGATGAACGACCAGCTGCTCAGCGTAAATGGAGTATCGCTGCGTGGCCAGAACAATGCCGAAGCCATGGAGACACTACGTCGTGCAATGGTCAATACGCCCGGGAAACATCCGGGCACCATAACCCTGCTGGTGGGCCGTAAGATCTTGCGATCGGCCAGCTCCAGTGACATTCTTGACCACAGTaacagtcacagtcacagccATAGCAATAGCAGCGGTGGCAGCAATTCGAATGGTAgcggcaataacaacaatagcaGCTCGAATGCTAGCGATAATTCCGGAGCGACGGTCATCTATTTGAGTCCGGAGAAGAGGGAGCAGCGCTGCAATGGCGCCGGAGGTGGTGGCAGTGCTGGCAATGAGATGAATAG ATGGAGCAATCCCGTTTTGGATCGTCTAACCGGTGGCATTTGCTCATCGAACTCAGCGCAGCCATCCTCACAGCAGtcgcaccagcagcagcagcatcaacagccGCATCcttcgcagcagcaacagcagcagcagcgtcgCCTGCCTGCAGTGCCCGTTAGCAGCAGTGCAGCTCTGAGGAACGAGAGCTACTACATGGCCACCAATGACAACTGGTCGCCGGCGCAACTGCACTTGATCACTGGTCACGGCAATACGGCGCTGCTTATCGAGGACGATGCCGAGCCGATGTCTCC AACACTGCCGGCGCGTCCGCACGATGGGCCGCACTGCAACGCGAGCAGTGCTAATCCATCGCAGAATTTGGTCGTCGGCAATCAGGGGCCAGCCATTAATACCGTGCCTGGCACTCCGTCGACATCCAGCAACTTTGATGCCACATACTCCTCGCAACTGAGCTTGGAGACAAACTCGGGCGTGGAGCATTTCTCGCGTGATGCCTTGGGACGACGCAGCATCTCCGAGAAGCACCATGCGGCGCTGGATGCCCGCGAGACTGGCACCTATCAGCGGAATAAGAAGTTGCGCGAGGAGCGGGAACGCGAGCGTCGCATTCAGCTGACCAAATCGGCTGTCTATGGCGGTTCCATTGAGTCCCTAACGGCCCGCATAGCCAGCGCTAATGCCCAGTTTTCGGGCTATAAACATGCCAAGACTGCATCCAGCATCGAGCAAAGGGAGACGCAGCAGCAATTGGCCGCTGCCGAGGCGGAGGCCAGGGATCAGCTGGGCGATCTGGGTCCATCGCTGGGCATGAAGAAGTCCTCGTCGCTGGAGTCGCTGCAGACGATGGTGCAGGAGCTGCAGATGTCGGATGAGCCGCGTGGTCATCAGGCGTTGCGCGCACCTCGTGGACGTGGCAGGGAGGACAGTCTGCGGGCGGCCGTGGTCAGCGAACCGGACGCGAGCA AGCCCCGGAAGACCTGGCTTCTGGAGGATGGCGATCACGAGGGTGGCTTTGCGTCGCAGCGCAATGGCCCATTCCAGAGTTCCCTGAACGATGGCAAACATGGCTGCAAGTCGTCGCGGGCTAAGAAGCCAAGCATACTGCGCGGCATCGGTCACATGTTCCGCTTTGGCAAGAATCGCAAGGATGGCGTGGTGCCAGTGGACAACTATGCGATGAACATTTCGCCACCCACATCGGTTGTTTCCACAGCCACATCGccgcagctgcaacagcagcaacaacagcaattgcagcaacaccagcagcagcagcagcagcagcaacagataCCAACCGCTGCGTTGGCCGCTCTGGAGAGGAATGGCAAGCCTCCGGCGTAtcagccaccgccaccgctgcCTGCTCCGAATGGTGTCGGTAGCAATGGGATCCATCAGAACGACATCTTCAACCATCGCTATCAGCATTACTCCAACTACGAGGACatccaccagcagcaccagcaacaccagATTAG TGGCGGCGATTCCACCACATCGATTTCGGAAACGCTTTCGGAGTCAACACTCGAGTGCATGCGACAGCAGGTCATCCGGCAGCGCATCAAGGTCGAGGCGGAAAG TCGCCGCCATCAGCATTACCATTCGCAGCGCAGTGCCCGCTCGCAGGATGTGAGCATGCACTCGACGAGCTCCGGATCCCAGCCAGGATCCCTGGCCCAGCCGCAATCGCAATCGAACGGTGTGCGTCCCATGAGCAGTTACTACGAGTACGAGacggtgcagcagcagcgggtGGGCAGCATTAAGcacagccacagcagcagcgccacATCGTCCTCCTCGTCGCCCATCAATGTCCCACATTGGAAGGCGGCTGCCATGAATGGCTACTCGCCAGCCAGCCTGAATAGCAGTGCCCGGAGTCGAGGTCCGTTTGTGACGCAGGTAACCATACGGGAGCAGAGCAGTGGCGGCATACCCGCCcacctgctgcagcagcatcagcagcagcaactccagcagcagcagcagcagcagcccacCTACCAGACTGTCCAGAAGATGTCCGGACAATCGCAATATGGCAGTGCCGCCGGTTCCCAGCCACACGCCTCCAAGGTGTGA
- the LOC120457380 gene encoding partitioning defective 3 homolog isoform X4, with translation MKVTVCFGDVRILVPCGSGELLVRDLVKEATRRYIKAAGKPDSWVTVTHLQTQSGILDPDDCVRDVADDREQILAHFDDPGPDPGVPQGGGDGASGSSSVGTGSPDIFRDPTNTEAPTCPRDLSTPHIEVTSTTSGPMAGLGVGLMVRRSSDPNLLASLKAEGSNKRWSAAAPHYAGGDSPERLLLDKAGGQLSPQWEEDDDPSHQLKEQLLHQQQPHAANGVGGSTGNHQPFARSGRLSMQFLGDGNGYKWMEAAEKLQNQPPAQQTYQQGGHHGGHGQNGAYSSKSLPRESKRKEPLGQAYESIREKDGEMLLIINEYGSPLGLTALPDKEHGGGLLVQHVEPGSRAERGRLRRDDRILEINGIKLIGLTESQVQEQLRRALESSELRVRVLRGDRNRRQQRDSKVAEMVEVATVSPTRKPHAAPVGTSLQVANTRKLGRKIEILLKKGPNGLGFSVTTRDNPAGGHCPIYIKNILPRGAAIEDGRLKPGDRLLEVDGTPMTGKTQTDVVAILRGMPAGATVRIVVSRQQELAEQADQPAEKSAGVAVAPSVAPPAVPAAAAPAPPIPVQKSSSARSLFTHQQQSQLNESQHFIDAGSESAASNDSLPPSSNSWHSREELTLHIPVHDTEKAGLGVSVKGKTCSNLNASGSSASSGSNGLMKHDGDLGIFVKNVIHGGAASRDGRLRMNDQLLSVNGVSLRGQNNAEAMETLRRAMVNTPGKHPGTITLLVGRKILRSASSSDILDHSNSHSHSHSNSSGGSNSNGSGNNNNSSSNASDNSGATVIYLSPEKREQRCNGAGGGGSAGNEMNRWSNPVLDRLTGGICSSNSAQPSSQQSHQQQQHQQPHPSQQQQQQQRRLPAVPVSSSAALRNESYYMATNDNWSPAQLHLITGHGNTALLIEDDAEPMSPTLPARPHDGPHCNASSANPSQNLVVGNQGPAINTVPGTPSTSSNFDATYSSQLSLETNSGVEHFSRDALGRRSISEKHHAALDARETGTYQRNKKLREERERERRIQLTKSAVYGGSIESLTARIASANAQFSGYKHAKTASSIEQRETQQQLAAAEAEARDQLGDLGPSLGMKKSSSLESLQTMVQELQMSDEPRGHQALRAPRGRGREDSLRAAVVSEPDASKPRKTWLLEDGDHEGGFASQRNGPFQSSLNDGKHGCKSSRAKKPSILRGIGHMFRFGKNRKDGVVPVDNYAMNISPPTSVVSTATSPQLQQQQQQQLQQHQQQQQQQQQIPTAALAALERNGKPPAYQPPPPLPAPNGVGSNGIHQNDIFNHRYQHYSNYEDIHQQHQQHQISRRHQHYHSQRSARSQDVSMHSTSSGSQPGSLAQPQSQSNGVRPMSSYYEYETVQQQRVGSIKHSHSSSATSSSSSPINVPHWKAAAMNGYSPASLNSSARSRGPFVTQVTIREQSSGGIPAHLLQQHQQQQLQQQQQQQPTYQTVQKMSGQSQYGSAAGSQPHASKV, from the exons CCCGATTCCTGGGTGACCGTGACGCATCTGCAGACACAGTCGGGCATCCTCGATCCTGATGACTGTGTCCGCGACGTGGCCGACGATCGGGAGCAGATATTGGCGCACTTTGATGACCCAGGACCGGATCCGGGTGTTCCGCAGGGAGGCGGCGATGGAGCGTCGGGCAGTTCGTCCGTGGGCACCGGTTCGCCGGACATCTTTCGTGATCCCACCAATACGGAGGCGCCCACCTGTCCGCGAGATCTCTCCACGCCGCACATCGAGGTCACCAGCACCACATCGGGACCAATGGCTGGACTCGGCGTTGGACTGATGGTGCGTCGCAGCAGTGATCCCAATCTGCTGGCCTCCCTGAAGGCGGAGGGCAGTAACAAACGCTGGTCGGCTGCGGCACCCCATTACGCTGGCGGCGATTCGCCGGAGCGCCTGTTGCTGGACAAGGCCGGTGGCCAGTTATCGCCACAGTGGGAGGAGGACGATGATCCCAGTCATCAGCTAAAGGAACAGCTGCTACACCAACAACAGCCCCATGCTGCAAATGGCGTAGGCGGCTCCACCGGTAACCATCAGCCATTTGCCCGATCCGGTCGCCTGTCGATGCAATTTCTGGGCGACGGCAATGGCTACAAGTGGATGGAGGCGGCCGAGAAGCTACAGAATCAGCCGCCAGCCCAGCAGACATATCAGCAGGGTGGCCATCATGGTGGTCACGGTCAGAATGGTGCCTACTCCAGCAAGTCCTTGCCCAGGGAGAGCAAGCGAAAGGAGCCATTGGGACAGGCATATGAATCCATCAGGGAGAAGGATGGCGAAATGCTGCTGATCATCAACGAGTACGGTAGTCCGCTGGGACTGACTGCGCTGCCGGACAAGGAGCACGGCGGTGGACTGCTGGTGCAACATGTGGAGCCGGGTAGCCGTGCCGAAAGGGGACGACTGCGTCGTGATGATCGCATTCTGGAAATCAATGGCATCAAGCTAATTGGACTCACCGAATCGCAGGTTCAGGAGCAACTGCGGCGGGCGTTGGAGAGCTCGGAGTTGAGAGTGCGAGTGCTGCGCGGTGATCGCAATCGCCGCCAGCAGCGTGACTCCAAGGTGGCCGAGATGGTGGAGGTGGCCACGGTGTCACCCACCCGCAAGCCACATGCTGCTCCGGTGGGCACCTCGCTGCAGGTGGCCAATACCCGTAAACTGGGCAGGAAAATCGAAATTTTGCTAAAGAAGGGACCCAACGGTCTGGGCTTTTCGGTCACAACACGCGATAATCCCGCCGGTGGTCACTGTCCCATTTACATCAAGAATATCCTGCCACGAGGTGCGGCCATCGAGGATGGACGCCTGAAGCCCGGTGATCGTTTGCTCGAGGTGGATGGCACTCCGATGACGGGCAAAACACAAACGGATGTGGTGGCAATCTTGAGGGGCATGCCAGCGGGAGCTACCGTCAGGATTGTGGTCTCCCGCCAGCAGGAGTTGGCGGAGCAGGCAGACCAGCCGGCGGAGAAGAGTGCTGGCGTGGCGGTGGCGCCTTCAGTTGCTCCACCAGCGGttccagcagctgctgctccagcgcCTCCCATTCCGGTGCAGAAATCCAGCAGCGCACGATCTCTGTTCACTCATCAGCAGCAATCGCAGCTCAACGAATCTCAGCACTTTATCGATGCGGGCAGCGAGTCGGCGGCTTCAAAT GACAGCCTgccgcccagcagcaacagttggcACTCCCGCGAGGAGCTGACCCTGCACATTCCCGTTCACGACACCGAAAAGGCCGGACTGGGGGTCAGTGTGAAGGGCAAGACGTGCTCGAATCTGAACGCTTCTGGATCGAGTGCCTCCAGCGGCAGCAATGGACTGATGAAGCACGACGGTGATTTGGGTATATTCGTGAAGAATGTAATCCATGGCGGTGCTGCTTCCCGCGATGGTCGCCTGCGGATGAACGACCAGCTGCTCAGCGTAAATGGAGTATCGCTGCGTGGCCAGAACAATGCCGAAGCCATGGAGACACTACGTCGTGCAATGGTCAATACGCCCGGGAAACATCCGGGCACCATAACCCTGCTGGTGGGCCGTAAGATCTTGCGATCGGCCAGCTCCAGTGACATTCTTGACCACAGTaacagtcacagtcacagccATAGCAATAGCAGCGGTGGCAGCAATTCGAATGGTAgcggcaataacaacaatagcaGCTCGAATGCTAGCGATAATTCCGGAGCGACGGTCATCTATTTGAGTCCGGAGAAGAGGGAGCAGCGCTGCAATGGCGCCGGAGGTGGTGGCAGTGCTGGCAATGAGATGAATAG ATGGAGCAATCCCGTTTTGGATCGTCTAACCGGTGGCATTTGCTCATCGAACTCAGCGCAGCCATCCTCACAGCAGtcgcaccagcagcagcagcatcaacagccGCATCcttcgcagcagcaacagcagcagcagcgtcgCCTGCCTGCAGTGCCCGTTAGCAGCAGTGCAGCTCTGAGGAACGAGAGCTACTACATGGCCACCAATGACAACTGGTCGCCGGCGCAACTGCACTTGATCACTGGTCACGGCAATACGGCGCTGCTTATCGAGGACGATGCCGAGCCGATGTCTCC AACACTGCCGGCGCGTCCGCACGATGGGCCGCACTGCAACGCGAGCAGTGCTAATCCATCGCAGAATTTGGTCGTCGGCAATCAGGGGCCAGCCATTAATACCGTGCCTGGCACTCCGTCGACATCCAGCAACTTTGATGCCACATACTCCTCGCAACTGAGCTTGGAGACAAACTCGGGCGTGGAGCATTTCTCGCGTGATGCCTTGGGACGACGCAGCATCTCCGAGAAGCACCATGCGGCGCTGGATGCCCGCGAGACTGGCACCTATCAGCGGAATAAGAAGTTGCGCGAGGAGCGGGAACGCGAGCGTCGCATTCAGCTGACCAAATCGGCTGTCTATGGCGGTTCCATTGAGTCCCTAACGGCCCGCATAGCCAGCGCTAATGCCCAGTTTTCGGGCTATAAACATGCCAAGACTGCATCCAGCATCGAGCAAAGGGAGACGCAGCAGCAATTGGCCGCTGCCGAGGCGGAGGCCAGGGATCAGCTGGGCGATCTGGGTCCATCGCTGGGCATGAAGAAGTCCTCGTCGCTGGAGTCGCTGCAGACGATGGTGCAGGAGCTGCAGATGTCGGATGAGCCGCGTGGTCATCAGGCGTTGCGCGCACCTCGTGGACGTGGCAGGGAGGACAGTCTGCGGGCGGCCGTGGTCAGCGAACCGGACGCGAGCA AGCCCCGGAAGACCTGGCTTCTGGAGGATGGCGATCACGAGGGTGGCTTTGCGTCGCAGCGCAATGGCCCATTCCAGAGTTCCCTGAACGATGGCAAACATGGCTGCAAGTCGTCGCGGGCTAAGAAGCCAAGCATACTGCGCGGCATCGGTCACATGTTCCGCTTTGGCAAGAATCGCAAGGATGGCGTGGTGCCAGTGGACAACTATGCGATGAACATTTCGCCACCCACATCGGTTGTTTCCACAGCCACATCGccgcagctgcaacagcagcaacaacagcaattgcagcaacaccagcagcagcagcagcagcagcaacagataCCAACCGCTGCGTTGGCCGCTCTGGAGAGGAATGGCAAGCCTCCGGCGTAtcagccaccgccaccgctgcCTGCTCCGAATGGTGTCGGTAGCAATGGGATCCATCAGAACGACATCTTCAACCATCGCTATCAGCATTACTCCAACTACGAGGACatccaccagcagcaccagcaacaccagATTAG TCGCCGCCATCAGCATTACCATTCGCAGCGCAGTGCCCGCTCGCAGGATGTGAGCATGCACTCGACGAGCTCCGGATCCCAGCCAGGATCCCTGGCCCAGCCGCAATCGCAATCGAACGGTGTGCGTCCCATGAGCAGTTACTACGAGTACGAGacggtgcagcagcagcgggtGGGCAGCATTAAGcacagccacagcagcagcgccacATCGTCCTCCTCGTCGCCCATCAATGTCCCACATTGGAAGGCGGCTGCCATGAATGGCTACTCGCCAGCCAGCCTGAATAGCAGTGCCCGGAGTCGAGGTCCGTTTGTGACGCAGGTAACCATACGGGAGCAGAGCAGTGGCGGCATACCCGCCcacctgctgcagcagcatcagcagcagcaactccagcagcagcagcagcagcagcccacCTACCAGACTGTCCAGAAGATGTCCGGACAATCGCAATATGGCAGTGCCGCCGGTTCCCAGCCACACGCCTCCAAGGTGTGA